The Pyrenophora tritici-repentis strain M4 chromosome 9, whole genome shotgun sequence sequence GAAGCCCTTTGTAGAAAAGCCGGTCAGCGGTGAAGATCACAACATCCACATCTACTTCCACAAGAAAGACGGGGGCGGCGGACGGCGATTGTTCCGGAAGATCAACAACAAAAGCTCAGAAAAGGACGATACCCTTGAAGTACCACGAGCCATTCTCGAACCAACAGGCAGCTACATCTACGAACAGTTTCTGCAGGTCGAAAACTCAGAGGACGTGAAAGCATACACTGTCGGCCCAACTTTCTGCCACGCCGAAACGAGGAAGTCGCCTGTCGTCGATGGTCTCGTCAAGCGGAACCCTAGCGGCAAGGAAGTGCGTTATGTGACCAAGTTGAGCGAATCAGAAGCAGCTATCGCAGCCAAGATCTCAGAGGGATTTGGACAACGAGTGTGTGGTTTTGACCTACTCCGTACTGGGGAACAGAGCTACGTTATCGACGTCAACGGATGGAGCTTTGTAAAAGACAATGGCGATTACTACGACAAGGCAGCCAACATCTTGAAAGACATGTTCCTCAAGGAGATTGCCCGAAAGCAACGCAAAGATGCCGCACAGCACGCCGCCGTCGATGCGCAAGCCACTACTGACACTGCTTCTGGCATTCCGGTCAAGAACAATTCGGTTCACCGCAAATCCCTCGGAAAGCTCTTCAAGAGTCCTAGTATGTCGAAGATGGGGGGCCATGTCCATCTACCACATATGCGACAGTCCAGTACTATGCCTTCTTCTCCTGAAGCATCAATGAGTTCGACGCCTGTTGCAGCTTCGCCTGGGATCGAAAAGGCCGATTTTGCGGCTGTGGCGGATACTCCAACAACGACCACCACAATCACATCTACATCGACGCCTGAAGGCCCAGCATCTGAACCTGAGTTTTCACTTCCTTCTGCGTTCGACGAGGATGACCTAGAACTTGAACACGAAAAATCGGCATCAGATGATCACGTGAACGTACCTCCTCCAGCAACTGCGGCACAGTGGAAGCTCAAAGGTGTCGTTTCAGTCATTCGTCATGCCGATCGCACTCCGAAGCAAAAGTTCAAATACACCTTTCATTCAAGGCCTTTCGTTGATCTCCTCAAAGGACATCAGGCTGAGGTACTATTGATTGGTGACGCAGCGCTGCAAAGTGTCAGTGATGCGGTCAAAGTGGCCATGGACGAGAACCTTGAAGATCCAAAGAAGTTGCGCGAGCTGCAATTGTACCTGAACAAAAAGGGCGCTTGGCCTGGCACCAAGGTCCAGATCAAGCCCATGTTCCGCAAGAGGAGAAAGGAAGAGTTGCAACCGGGAGAGACGCTGCCAGAAGAGGTCCCCGAAGAGATGCCTGAAGCCCAAATGTCCGAGTCGACAGCTACAGATGTCACAGACGCAACCACTGCATCAGTCACTGAAGGCGAGCAACCTGAACTTCTCAAGAACAGGAGTGATTCCATGTCTGGGGTCACACTGTCTCGTATCACTGCGCAAGACAACAACATGGTTCTGGATAAATTACAGCTCATTATCAAGTGGGGAGGTGAGCCGACGCACTCCGCCCGACATCAGACGCAAGATATGGGTGCAAACTTCCGCAACGATCTCTTGTTGATGAACAGGGATGTACTTGACGACGTGCACATCTTCAGCAGCTCAGAGCGACGAGTTACAACGAGTGCACAGATCTTCGGTGCTTCGTTTCTTGACAAAGACCAATACCCGTCTGAACACATTCAAGTCCGCAAAGACCTTCTAGACGACTCTAATGCGGCCAAGGATGTCATGGATAAAGTCAAGAAGAAGCTCAAGACCTTGCTACGCGCCGGTGATAAAGCTCCGCCACAGTTTGCATGGCCAAAGGATGTACAAGAGCCATATCTTGTCGTTAGACAGGTAGTGGACCTGATGAAATTCCATCAGCGCGTCATGAACCACAATTTCAAGAAGATCGAATCGGAAGCCATCTCATCACTAGCTGCACTCGCTTCTCCACCATCGGGAGGACAGACGCCAGGGCAATCCCAGTACACCAATGTCAACCACATTCAGTCGCGCTGGTGTTGTAACGAAGGCCCCGAGCTGTTCAAGGAACGCTGGGAAAAGCTGTTCAAAGAGTTTGGTGATGCCGACAAGGTTGATCCTAGCAAAATATCGGAGCTATACGATACGATGAAATTCGATGCTCTACATAACCGTGCCTTCTTAGAATGGGTCTTCACCCCAGATGCTACATTCGTAGACGAAGAATCTGTTGCAGAAGGCAGTTCAAAGCAGACCACACCTGATAATCGTTCTGCGAAATCGATACAACTTGGCCCGACCCCGTCAGATGCACAACAGAAAGCGGATGCGAAGGATCAAACAGAGAAGAACGAACGCGGTAGCCTCTCTCATCGCATGGGCTTCAGGCGCAGGTCCGAGGTCGCTATAAAGgccccaccaccaccatctTATGCTCACGAGTCGTATTTCAAGCTCTACTCTGGGCTCGGGACAGCAGCTTCCAAGGCACAGACTGATGCGCGACTTGTCAAACTTCGTGAGATGTACCATCTCTGCAAGGTGCTCTTTGACTACATTGGTCCACAAGAGTACGGTATCGAGAGCGAAGAGAAGCTAGAGATTGGCTTACTTACATCGCTTCCGCTACTTAAAGAAATTGTTGGAGACCTTGAAGAGCTACAGGCATCAGATATGCCCAAGTGTTTCTTCTACTTCACGAAAGAATCGCACATTTACACTTTACTCAACTGCATAATAGAGGGTGGAATTCAGACAAAAATTGAACGCAACGCAATTCCAGAGCTCGATTACCTGTCGCAGATTAACTTTGAGCTTTACGAGTCAGAGAATGCTAGTATCGACGACAAGCCTCATACTTTCAACTACAGCATTCGGATAACTCTGTCACCAGGCTGTCACGCATTTGCTCCACTTGATGTGTAAGTCTTCACCTCGCCTCTTGATTTGGACCAGCGGCTTATATGAACACATAGGCAACTCGACTCGCGACACATGATTGGTTTCGCTCCCCGTCGCAGTCTCACCCACCACCAAGACTGGAAAGAAGTCCTGGAGACCCTACGCGCAAAGTTTCACACGTAGGTTTACTTGGGACCCGCTTTACTTGTGTATTTACTAACACCAGCTAGTGTAAAACTCCCGAAATCCTTTGTGGCTATCGATCTCAGTGAGAAGGTACCCGAGGCTTTCGAGCGGAGCAGCAGCAAGGGCAAGGAACACAACATGACCGAGAGTGAAGAGAGAGGCAGAGCAGAAGAGAGAGCAGAGGGAGCAGAGCTTTTACCAATCACAGACGTGAATGGGGAAATCTTCAGCCCGACTCCAGAGGGCTCGGAGCCGATGAACATAAGTCCTACGAATTTACCGTCGCCAGCGTTAGACATTACCCGTGAAGAGTAAGAATATGGATTGATTGGACATTCTTAGACTGGGAGGCTGTTTGAACAATCGGATGCATTTCATGGTGTTTGGTAGAAGAGTGTGAGAGGATTATACGATACTAGACCACGAAGGCTAGATCAAGGACAAAGTATACATTTATGACATCATTTCGTACGTAAAGTAGCTGTCTTCAATCAAAATAATCCGCCCAGCTTTGGGCTGCAGTGGCGGCGTTCGCTGCACTAATCGCGCTAGCAACATCACCCTTTGAGCTATCCAGCCCAATTTCAAAGGTATCATAACCGCAGTTTGTTGGAGCTCCCGATTGGCTACCGTCCAGACCAGGCACAACCTGCCAGTACAACTGTTCCCAAGTCAGCATGCAATATCATCATTCACGAACAGGAAACACCACTTACCCAAGGAATCCCAGCGTCATTGAACACCTTGACCTGCGCATCAAACCCATCCTGATAGTCGACGGAAACCCCCCACTCCTCAATCATAACGTTCTTGCCAGCCTCTTTCGATGGCGTCACAACCTCCGCATCTCCCGTGATGAAATACGCCCAGTCACCTGCCCTACTATTATACCCATGTATACTGATAATGTCAATAGCATCACACTGCATGGCCTTGGGGAGCGTATTAAACTCATGATCACAGCAATAATGCGAGCCGCCAATACCTCCCGTCGCGACTTTGATCATGGAATCACCTAACTCCTGGCGTAGATTCCCAGCGCGGCCACAAAGCCAGTCATCTGGATCATTTCCCTTTAGCAAATCGAGCTGCTCGATCATAGGTTCGTTCTGGAGGTTGAAGGCCAGGATCACTTCACTTAGGTCTTTCCATGCACGGCCGTCGAAGTTGGGGGAGGCGTACTGCAGGATTGCGGAGAGGCGGGCATCGTAGTCTGCTTTTGCAGCAACGGAGGAGTAGAATGTTGTGGGTGCTGCCCCATACTTTTCACAGTAGGCGTCGCAGCTGGCGGAGCCGCTGAGCGAATTGGCATTATGCGGGGATATGATGGCTTTCATGTTTGAGGCATGAAGGAGGGAGAGTGTGGTGTCGAGGGCGGAGAGGACGGTGGAGTCATAGGTGCCGATTGTAGATTCAAAAGGGGGAATTGTGGTAGGGATTTGGGAGCCTTTGAGGCAGCCGGCTTCGACATTGGTTACTGTGAGGTAGTGTTAGTGTTCATGCTGGAATGTTGGTAGGACATTTGGGTTGCTCACCCCATAGTCTCAAGACTTTGGCTCCCCGTGCAGCGAGCGTCTCGATGTACGTCTTCTGCTCTGACTCTGGAAGTGCATGCAGGAAATATTCGTTACTTCCCGCAAAGGAAGGGCCGGATTGTCTTCGTGTTGGAACTAAACCATTCACCACTGTTGTGGAGAAGCCCAATAAGGTAGTGATCGCCACGGAGCTGCGCATTCTTACAGCCTGATAAGAGATTATGCAGGTTTGAGAGGGTTGTAAAGATTCCCCAGGTTTTTGTAGCAGATATAATTGCCGCTAATATGATACTTCTTTTTTTCCACGTCAACAACCTTGAACCTTATATCTGTCGGCTTCCCCAAGGCAAGCAACGTCATGAATCTCGAGTATCCCGTCTCTACAACGCCAACTAAGATTGTGTGTGGGGGCAAGAAGACGATCGTTTTCGCCATTGTGGATACAGGTCAGCTACCGTGGCCTCGACTTGACTAAAAATAATCTCGGTCGTTCCTGCCGGTCGAGAAAAGCTTCAGATGCAAGACAAGGCCGAGGCTTACAGCCGATCTGTGAAGATGGCCTAGTCCAGATGCGGGTAACCTTATCTTTTCTTATTGCGGGGCGCCTTGTAACGATGTGTTAACACCACACCTCTGGACGCCTCCGCCTTTGCACCCCATGGCAATTTCCGACCTGCCCTGACTCAATTGGCAGGGTAAAATTGACGACAGACGCCACAATCTCCACGGCTCACTAGATGTAGCAGCTCATAGACGTCGCGCAGAATGCCATGGCCCCATCGGAATCCATCAAATATCATCGTGACCCGCTTTCTGTTCTCTTTGCAGTAATTGTGCTCAGCCTCGAGACTATGTGCAGATGCTCTATGGCCCCTGCCTTATCTACCCGATCCTCAAACCTAACAAAGCCATGCTTGGAGTGCTTCGAGCCCACGATCAAGCATCCTACCTGCAGCAAATGCCCTGGCCCCTCTCGCACCCCTCCGCAAGATTCGCGCCGTCTCCATGGGACAGGAAACCAGGATTAGCGACCAGGGTCATATTGTGGCTACAAATGCAGCCATGGTTTTCCATCCCGTTTCCCAAAGCCTTACTCCACTTACTCTGCCCTCCTCTCATCATCTCCCGGTAACACTAGTTCGGAAATCATGCTGGGGATACGATACTCGGGTCTCGCTGTTGCTCTTTCCTTTTTGGCGATAGCTGCCGCAGACGGTCCGACGAGCATCTTCATCGACTCGATACCGGAATACCACTTACTGGCACAATGCGCAGAAAAGGAGTTGTCGACCATTGTGCGCGACATGGTGTATGGCTGCGGTGACGGAGGAAACAACGTCTATCAGTCTTTTACGTGTTTCTGTTATGAGAGCTCGGCCAAGTTCTCCAGCATGATTGGCGCTCATGTGCAGACGGTGTGTCCGAAAGATCCATCTCAGAATACGACGGCCCTGCAAGTTTTTAGTAGTTACTGCGAGGTCGGTCAGTCCAAGTTGGCGCAGCCGGCTGGTAAGTGAATTTCGGTCTCTCTCCCTGTCTGTTTGGGAAAGGTGGTGGGTGAGATGAGCTGACGTGGCTTGCTTTCAAAAATAGGTAGCGTTACTTTCACCGCTACATCTTTGGCGCCTTCGATATCTTCTGCTTCGGCCTCCCCGGCTTCAATACCTGTTTCGGTACCTTCTACACCCACTGCTGCATCGACTCCTTCATCTTCTCCAGAACCAGAACAAGCTCCAAAGAAGAAATCAAACACAGTCGCCATAGCGGTTGGTGTCGTCGTACCCATCGTCGTGATAGCTTTCGGTATACTAGCCTTCTTCCTCCGGAACCGCAAACCAAACAAGACCAACGGCCCAGTTGAACTTGGCGGAGAAGAAATGACGCAAGGAGAAACGGCGTATGAAGCCGATGCGCATTACAAAGCAGAGATGCCTTCCAACACCATGGCTTACGAGTTGGGTGGGGAGGATTTGCAGGCTGAACGGTTACGCGAAAGGAGATGAGCGTATGTATATACGCGAACAAAAGTTAATTTTTTCTCTTGGTGGAGTTTACAAAGGGATATGGCGTGGGTATGCAATGGGGTTCCTAGTACATACATATACCTCCCGGGGGGGTTTAGGTGATTAATATGGGTAGGTGATTAATATGGGTAGGTGATTAATATGGGTAGGTGATTAATATGGGTTGGTGGTGCAGGCTCCGTGTTTGTGTGCATGGCTGAGAGCTAAGTTGGACCGAGACGGGAGAAACTGTAAAGAGTGGGGATTTCTACTTCTCTGCTAGAGATGGGCATCTCAACCCATCTCGCGTTCTTGCAAGGTTGGAAAGGAAGTCGAAGTAACGGCATCTAAGCTGCTATTAAGACGTTGTCTTCGCGGCATATTCTCTGTGAACTTTGGTCTGGGAGGGCACTGTAGATGGAAATACCCTCATAGGCCCATCGCAAAGTTTACAGCCAGAAAATTCTACACGTAAAAACACAAGCAATTCATAATGCTTAGTCTAATACAATCAAGCTTCGTTTTCGGTAAGCGGAGAAGCTTGATTGTACCTGGTATTGTATAACTACAAGTAAATATATATTTGCAAAAGAGACGACAGGAGCCATGAACCACATCGATGGCATTCCACTTCACATGATTCCTAAGCTGTGGACCTATGTGTGATGTATGTATAACCTCACTACTCCTACTCCGCATATTCTATGCTCATCACCTACTTCGCACTACATACCCTACATGTTCACTCCCCGCAGGCATCACATCACATCACATCCCATCCTCCTGTCTTCAAACACGCACAACGATTGCGACTAGATACAGTTTTCATTGATAAATATCCTTTCTAGAAAAGATGAGAAAATAAGATAAGAAGAAATAACCCACATGGCCACTTGCCCCATGGCAAATCAAACTCTCTGACCCGTACGCAAATGTTGTACATTTCCCTTTGCCCGTCCCTCTCCCAGTCTAAACGCCGGCGCTGATGGAGAAGAAGTAATGTCAATTTTTATTCGGTTAGATCTGTCTTACGCTCCCTTCCCTGCTAAGCATCACTATGCCTCAATAGCTTCAGCCCTCTTCCTATACTCGTCCCTTCGGTCTGTCGTCTCGGGGTCTTTACCAGCAGCTTCAATGATGTCTACCTTGGGTTGTTCCTCAACCATGTCAAGGCGACCTGGCCGCCTGGGTCGCAAGCTAGTCCTCTGGGTAATGGGGTAGAAGTAAGCTGCCTTTTGCAGCTTTGTGTCGCGTAGAGGCTCGTTCTCGTGCTTCTCGGGGTCGTGGAGGGCGAGAGCGATGACGTCGCCGTAGGTATCGCTGGGATCGCCGACTTGCTGCGAGGTTTCGTAGGTGCGGATGTTGTCGTACTTGAAGCACTTGCGTGGCTGGCCCTCGTCGTCTTCTGCAATGTCGAAATCGATGTCGTCCTCGTTTGCGGGTTCGTAGGTGGTGAAGTTGCGCTTGATGCCGCGCACCTTGTTCTTGTCCGAGGGGAGGAAGAACTCGAATTGCCAGCGTGCAATAGGTGGTGGAACGGTTGGGTCGAGCTTGTGCGCCTCCTGGTCTTCGAGGTACTTTGCTTGGTCTTGGATGGTCTGGCCTGCTGGGCGGAGCAAGGCCACGTCGAGACGCGGGTCGTATGAGGAATCGAGTGGGTTGTTGACAGGTGGCGCGTTGAATTTGAAGACCATGTAGCCGCCTGTATCGGGCGTCGCATCCCAATCTGGGAGGAGCGGGTACGAGTCGAGCAGCTTCAAGTTAGGGTTCCTGGGGTGCTTGGGCTTGTTCCATGCCATTCGCTCCTCTGGTGTTGACTCTGCCGCCCTAAGGTTCTCCGTGCTATCCTGTCCATTGTACGCATCTGCTGGGTAGGCAATGTTGAAGCCCTTGAGGATGTGTCTCGAGATGTTTGTGGGGTCGTCCAATGATGTCTCCACTGTCTTTCGCTTCCTCCTCAGGCGCATCGTGTTGGACGAGTTGCTCGACTCGAACTTGGAGCCGCCGGTTGTACTTGAGGTGACATATTCTGTTCGTCGCAAGAAAGTGGCACCCGTTGCACTGACAACAGCCTTGCCAAGTGCATTCGGCGGTCGCATCAGCGCCCTGTCTGCTGCACTGAGTGGCGGCGGATGAGGCATGGCCTGGATAGCTATAAGACGCGTGAGTTTGTAAATACAGTTGCGCTATAGGCGTGGTCCTACCAGACTCGTCTCCATCGAACACCTTTGGGATACCCACGAGGTCGATGGGCATACCCAGCTCAGCATCCGCTTCAATGTTCAGCGACTGCTCTCGCGCAAGCCGCGAAGCAAAGCCGGCTGACGTGTATTGCCCACTCGAAAGACCAGTATTGGGAATGTCTAGCAGCTTGGGTGGACATGGTGGAGGAGGGAGCGCATTGGAGTATCTGATTTTCGCAATGTAGTCCTGATGGACCACTGGACGTCCGGAACTCATCTTGTCGTATGGGTGCGCCGAGGATTTGGTGCCGTCGTGATTGCGCGCTGCGAGCTGGTCAAAGAAAGTTGATGAAGCTCGAACGCCGACGCGCGAGATCCCTCGCCGCGCCAGTCCTCACTATGCCAAGCCTAGCTCCGCCTTCACCAAGGGGCCTTTGTCACAAATCGATATTGTTCCACCCAAGCAGTTGACATGTGCTAGTCGATTAGGCGGCTATAAATACTAATAAACAATGTAGTCTCACTCTCACTTGTGTCCAGTTTACGAACAGGCTGCATCGTAACGACCGTGATATATTATTAAATAGataacgtgtccgtgcacctcATGCCCGGATTCATCTCATGCCCCGCCGAACACCGACGCGTGTCTCAATACTACAACTTTGACGCGCAATAACTCCACAACTATGGCTCCGATTGATGAAGCGATTGCAGATTTAGAATCGCGCGATCCAGGAGAGAAATTCACATTAAAAGAAGTTGCTGAAAAATGGGGGGTTAACCGCTCAACGCTAGGGCGAAGATGGAGGCGCGTGACAGGGCCTAGGAGCGATGGATACGCTCAGCAGCAAGCTATCGGCCCACAACAAGAGTTAGAGCTTGTACGATATATCACTAAGCTCACTAAGCAAGGCCTACCTCctacaagagagatgatcaggaatttctcatcagaagtagcccatcagcagctcagcgagagctgggttactcgcttcattaaccgacacgagatctatcttatctcaaagtggaccaccgccatggatcgtacgcgccacctggctgattctgagtcaaagtatagactctacttcgagctgctgcaccagaagatcaccgaataccacctagaggctcgagatatatacaatatggatgaaaAGGGCTTCCTTATTGGTATGATAGGCAGGAGTAAGAGGATATTtagcaggcgtcaatgggataagaaagaggttcgagcatctctccaggatggatcacgcgagtttctgacactcctggcctgctgctgcgccgatgggagctcgctgcctccagcccttatctacgcagctaaaaatggagccatacgatcgagttgggtggaggatattaaggcaggagaacatgaggtctttgtctcatcatctctaacaggctggtcaaacaatgacgtaggcctagcttggctagagcaggtgtttgatcgctatacaaagcagcgatcagggagatggcgattgctcatccttgatggccatggatctcacctcacgatggagtttatcaagtactgcgatcgccataggatcctcctcatgatccttcctccccattcgactcatacgctccagccgctcgatgtagtgctgttcaagccactctctcaagcctactccaacgagctcactaaccatctctacaaggctcaaggcctcaTTCCAATTaagaaaggagacttcttcccactcttctggAGAGCTTGGCAGGCCTCGTTTAAGCAATCAACTATATTAAAAGCGTTTGAAGCTACTGGTATATGGCCAATAGATcccaacgttatccttcgtagatttgccagcacgccagaagctgagagaagctcatcttcagggctctctgatcatgactggagaaagctcgatcggttagtacgagctgctgtcaatgatagccatcagtatgaggcaagaaagctgcgctcaagcgttcaccatctctctgtgcagtatAAGCTTTTAcagcatgagaacgagggcttaaaggaggctcttcaacataaaaagaagcataagaagaagggcaaagctcttgaccttcaacagcgccaggagtatcacggtggctctgtcttctggtctcctcgcaagatacgcgaggctcgagctagagaagtagtacgggagcgagataagatagaggagaaactccaaaaagcacaggccaagaagcagcgtgAGGAGGTtcaactgcagcgtcaagttaagctcgaggagaagcgtgtagagaggcagaggctcaaggagataagggagcttgagcgagctgagaaagcagctgaacgcgcgcgcaaagttgaagctcaacaccagaaaaaagccacccaacaagctcaacaacgcaagcgTAAAGCCTCAAGAGCGCCCTCTTCTAAgaacaagcgtcaaaaacgaGCGATGGAGGATAGAGCTCGCGATAGAGTTGCATCTCCTCCAtcgcctccaccaccaaagaccacatcacgtggccgcaacgtcaacctcccacaAAAATTCAGATAGTACAAGTTAATCGCAAGTATCTAATTACTGCAATGCTATGTTTTTATTAATATTAAGCTATTGTGTGGTGTTGTACAGCTTCAAATTTGAGATCGCTAAGATGGTGTTCGCGGGGCATGAGATGAATCCGGGCACaaggtgcacggacacgttagTTATTCCAAAAGACCCAGCTCCTATTTACACATGCACCTGCCCCCCATTATCCAGGGTCTGGTCTGTCTATTGCCATCGCCATAATGCATGGCTGCGGGTTCCCTTTACCCAAACGCCATGTAGCATATCAACTTCAAATCGGAGCTTGTAAGTCGTCGATGGAGAGTGGTTCTACCATCGTGCAACTAGTGAATGTGCGGCTAAAACCGACAAATTTCCATACAACGTCAACATCCATGGCTCGTTTACTGAACCTTCCTGGCCTTTGCAAGCTTGCGCTCCCTGCGCCTCTTGGATGCCTCAGCGCCAGCCTCGGTGTCAAGGACAAAGTCCCACCACCTGAAGCTGCTGGCGTAGTTGCCGATAAACTTCTCGTGGTGAACGTCGTGATGCTCAGCTCCAGCCCAGAAAGGCAGGAAGTGATGCAGACTCCAGGGAAACTCGTAGCCGCTGTGCGCATCGATGGCCTGGAACACACGGCAGGCAATCCAAACGTACATGGTCAAGATATGAAGGTCCTTTGTAATGGCGCAGAAGACGATGGGAACTCCGACGGTACCAAATCCCAGAATCATGACCTCGATAGGCGACGCGTATTCAGCAGCGAGACCGAAAGGGGCAGAATATTGGTGGTGGATCTTGTGGATGTTCTTGTAAAGGAAAGAGCTCGCGTGCATGGCGCGGTGACTCCAGTAGTGCCACGTATCTTCCAAGACGAGGAAGATTGCGATCTGGTAGGCCATCTTGTATACGCTGGGGAAGGGGACAGAGGTCGAGAGGCCGAAGTATTGGCACATGGGGTGGAACAGCCAGATCTGGGGAAGCTCGACGGTGAAGTGGGACAGGAGTACAAGGAGTGCGCATTGTGTTTGTTCCCAAGCAGTAGGGACTTTGTGCTAGGCCAAATTAGCGTTTGTTATAGGGAGCTTCTCCTGATTATATGCATACCTGTTGGATCTTGTAGCGGTTAAAAAATGGTATGCAGTCGATGATGATCCAGGGGAGC is a genomic window containing:
- a CDS encoding TolA, Membrane protein involved in colicin uptake, translated to MAPIDEAIADLESRDPGEKFTLKEVAEKWGVNRSTLGRRWRRVTGPRSDGYAQQQAIGPQQELELVRYITKLTKQGLPPTREMIRNFSSEVAHQQLSESWVTRFINRHEIYLISKWTTAMDRTRHLADSESKYRLYFELLHQKITEYHLEARDIYNMDEKGFLIGMIGRSKRIFSRRQWDKKEVRASLQDGSREFLTLLACCCADGSSLPPALIYAAKNGAIRSSWVEDIKAGEHEVFVSSSLTGWSNNDVGLAWLEQVFDRYTKQRSGRWRLLILDGHGSHLTMEFIKYCDRHRILLMILPPHSTHTLQPLDVVLFKPLSQAYSNELTNHLYKAQGLIPIKKGDFFPLFWRAWQASFKQSTILKAFEATGIWPIDPNVILRRFASTPEAERSSSSGLSDHDWRKLDRLVRAAVNDSHQYEARKLRSSVHHLSVQYKLLQHENEGLKEALQHKKKHKKKGKALDLQQRQEYHGGSVFWSPRKIREARAREVVRERDKIEEKLQKAQAKKQREEVQLQRQVKLEEKRVERQRLKEIRELERAEKAAERARKVEAQHQKKATQQAQQRKRKASRAPSSKNKRQKRAMEDRARDRVASPPSPPPPKTTSRGRNVNLPQKFR
- a CDS encoding SKG6 multi-domain protein, whose protein sequence is MLGIRYSGLAVALSFLAIAAADGPTSIFIDSIPEYHLLAQCAEKELSTIVRDMVYGCGDGGNNVYQSFTCFCYESSAKFSSMIGAHVQTVCPKDPSQNTTALQVFSSYCEVGQSKLAQPAGSVTFTATSLAPSISSASASPASIPVSVPSTPTAASTPSSSPEPEQAPKKKSNTVAIAVGVVVPIVVIAFGILAFFLRNRKPNKTNGPVELGGEEMTQGETAYEADAHYKAEMPSNTMAYELGGEDLQAERLRERR
- a CDS encoding histidine acid phosphatase; protein product: MENPHGTTTATTSLSVTTSSQNGSLGTKASPTQMLFPQDQANANHNQPGTSPNTAPVHPASPQLGHPPLHVVPQHRRSRSRTAQRRISGSTATSSSPASRDMREKKQTKGIIGVCALESKARSKPARNIFGKLVDEFDVKIFGDKIILDEAVENWPVCDFLISFFSDGFPLEKAIAYTKLRKPFCVNDLPMQQVLWDRRLCLGILDKLNVPTPKRIDVSRDGGPKLPSAEFAKALYERTGLKLEGPEDGTGGGSLAPKKIELIDDGNTICVDGVTLTKPFVEKPVSGEDHNIHIYFHKKDGGGGRRLFRKINNKSSEKDDTLEVPRAILEPTGSYIYEQFLQVENSEDVKAYTVGPTFCHAETRKSPVVDGLVKRNPSGKEVRYVTKLSESEAAIAAKISEGFGQRVCGFDLLRTGEQSYVIDVNGWSFVKDNGDYYDKAANILKDMFLKEIARKQRKDAAQHAAVDAQATTDTASGIPVKNNSVHRKSLGKLFKSPSMSKMGGHVHLPHMRQSSTMPSSPEASMSSTPVAASPGIEKADFAAVADTPTTTTTITSTSTPEGPASEPEFSLPSAFDEDDLELEHEKSASDDHVNVPPPATAAQWKLKGVVSVIRHADRTPKQKFKYTFHSRPFVDLLKGHQAEVLLIGDAALQSVSDAVKVAMDENLEDPKKLRELQLYLNKKGAWPGTKVQIKPMFRKRRKEELQPGETLPEEVPEEMPEAQMSESTATDVTDATTASVTEGEQPELLKNRSDSMSGVTLSRITAQDNNMVLDKLQLIIKWGGEPTHSARHQTQDMGANFRNDLLLMNRDVLDDVHIFSSSERRVTTSAQIFGASFLDKDQYPSEHIQVRKDLLDDSNAAKDVMDKVKKKLKTLLRAGDKAPPQFAWPKDVQEPYLVVRQVVDLMKFHQRVMNHNFKKIESEAISSLAALASPPSGGQTPGQSQYTNVNHIQSRWCCNEGPELFKERWEKLFKEFGDADKVDPSKISELYDTMKFDALHNRAFLEWVFTPDATFVDEESVAEGSSKQTTPDNRSAKSIQLGPTPSDAQQKADAKDQTEKNERGSLSHRMGFRRRSEVAIKAPPPPSYAHESYFKLYSGLGTAASKAQTDARLVKLREMYHLCKVLFDYIGPQEYGIESEEKLEIGLLTSLPLLKEIVGDLEELQASDMPKCFFYFTKESHIYTLLNCIIEGGIQTKIERNAIPELDYLSQINFELYESENASIDDKPHTFNYSIRITLSPGCHAFAPLDVQLDSRHMIGFAPRRSLTHHQDWKEVLETLRAKFHTVKLPKSFVAIDLNVNGEIFSPTPEGSEPMNISPTNLPSPALDITREE
- a CDS encoding Cellulase multi-domain protein, with product MRSSVAITTLLGFSTTVVNGLVPTRRQSGPSFAGSNEYFLHALPESEQKTYIETLAARGAKVLRLWVTNVEAGCLKGSQIPTTIPPFESTIGTYDSTVLSALDTTLSLLHASNMKAIISPHNANSLSGSASCDAYCEKYGAAPTTFYSSVAAKADYDARLSAILQYASPNFDGRAWKDLSEVILAFNLQNEPMIEQLDLLKGNDPDDWLCGRAGNLRQELGDSMIKVATGGIGGSHYCCDHEFNTLPKAMQCDAIDIISIHGYNSRAGDWAYFITGDAEVVTPSKEAGKNVMIEEWGVSVDYQDGFDAQVKVFNDAGIPWLYWQVVPGLDGSQSGAPTNCGYDTFEIGLDSSKGDVASAISAANAATAAQSWADYFD
- a CDS encoding putative rna polymerase ii- paf1 protein, which produces MSSGRPVVHQDYIAKIRYSNALPPPPCPPKLLDIPNTGLSSGQYTSAGFASRLAREQSLNIEADAELGMPIDLVGIPKVFDGDESAIQAMPHPPPLSAADRALMRPPNALGKAVVSATGATFLRRTEYVTSSTTGGSKFESSNSSNTMRLRRKRKTVETSLDDPTNISRHILKGFNIAYPADAYNGQDSTENLRAAESTPEERMAWNKPKHPRNPNLKLLDSYPLLPDWDATPDTGGYMVFKFNAPPVNNPLDSSYDPRLDVALLRPAGQTIQDQAKYLEDQEAHKLDPTVPPPIARWQFEFFLPSDKNKVRGIKRNFTTYEPANEDDIDFDIAEDDEGQPRKCFKYDNIRTYETSQQVGDPSDTYGDVIALALHDPEKHENEPLRDTKLQKAAYFYPITQRTSLRPRRPGRLDMVEEQPKVDIIEAAGKDPETTDRRDEYRKRAEAIEA